DNA from Thermococcus bergensis:
GAAAACTCTTCAGGGTTTTTGATGACATTGAAGAGATGAAAGCATGGATTGATGAGTTTGGAAAGCCAGTAGTTGTTAAACCCCTTGGACTTACCGGTGGTAAAGGAGTCAAAGTCGTCGGATACCAGCTGAAAGACAACGAAGAGGCAAAAGAGTATGCAAAGGCCCTGATAGAAAAAGATGGAAAGGTTCTCATAGAGGAGCGCACGGACGGAGTTGAATTCACGTTTCAGGTTTTTACTGATGGAAAGAAAGTTATTCCAATGCCTCTGGCCCAGGATTACCCCCATGCTTATGAAGGCGATGTAGGCCCAATAACTGGCGGCATGGGTTCTTATTCCTGCGAAAACCATCTTCTACCCTTTATCCCAAAGGATGACTACGAGAAAGCCCTTGAAACGCTTAAAGCCACAATCGATGCTATGAGAAAAAATGGAACACCATACAAAGGCATTCTCTACGGCCAGTTCATGCTTGCAAACGATGAGCCGAAGATAATAGAGTTCAATGCCCGCTTTGGTGATCCAGAGGCCATGAATGTTCTACCAATTTTGAAAACTTCCCTTGTGGAGATCGGGGAGGGAATCATCGATGGTAACTTAAAGAAAGCTGAATTCGAGCAAAAAGCAACAGTTGTGAAGTATGTTGCCCCCAAAGGATACCCCACTAATCCAATAAAAGGAGTTAAACTTCAAATCAACGAAGATAAAATCAGAGAAGAAGGGGCTAAAGTTTACTATGCATCAATTGATGAGAACTTCACAATGCTCGGCTCAAGGGCTCTGGCCATTGTGGGAGTAGCTGATTCTTTAGAGGAAGCTGAAAAGATAGCTTCTCATGGGATAAAGCACGTTAATGGAGATATCTTCTACCGCAGAGATGTAGGAACTAAGGAAAGTATTGCAAAAAGAATCGAGATTATGAAAACAATTAGAGGTGAATGAAATGATAGAAAGAGAGCAGATTCTGGAGGTTTTAAAAAACTATGATAAAGAGGGAATAATTATCGGGGCAATCGGAAGTCACTCCGCATTGGATATAGCAGATGGCGCCAAAGCAGAAGGGTTTAAAACGGTTATAGTCTCTCAAAGGGGAAGGCACAGGACATATGCTGAGTATTTTAAGCAAAAAACAACAAAAGATGGCCTCACAAAAGGCTTTATTGATGAGGTAATTGTGTTGGAAAAGTTCGGTAAAATTATCGATATCCAAGAGGAACTGAGAAAGAGGAATGTTATCTTTGTCCCCAACCGTTCATTTGTGGTTTATACAG
Protein-coding regions in this window:
- the purD gene encoding phosphoribosylamine--glycine ligase; translated protein: MRVLLVGAGGRENAIAEALSRDAELYVVAKHKNPGIMRLAKDYGLAKETDVQKVLEFALKWSVDLAFIGPESPLEMGIVDVFEENGTPTVGPTKEAAQLETNKAFARQLMEKYKIPGRKLFRVFDDIEEMKAWIDEFGKPVVVKPLGLTGGKGVKVVGYQLKDNEEAKEYAKALIEKDGKVLIEERTDGVEFTFQVFTDGKKVIPMPLAQDYPHAYEGDVGPITGGMGSYSCENHLLPFIPKDDYEKALETLKATIDAMRKNGTPYKGILYGQFMLANDEPKIIEFNARFGDPEAMNVLPILKTSLVEIGEGIIDGNLKKAEFEQKATVVKYVAPKGYPTNPIKGVKLQINEDKIREEGAKVYYASIDENFTMLGSRALAIVGVADSLEEAEKIASHGIKHVNGDIFYRRDVGTKESIAKRIEIMKTIRGE